Proteins encoded in a region of the Dreissena polymorpha isolate Duluth1 chromosome 6, UMN_Dpol_1.0, whole genome shotgun sequence genome:
- the LOC127833561 gene encoding uncharacterized protein LOC127833561 — MASRSTFLMMTLSCTTALRCRNTDFSFLNFTSGQRSQAFPLYVRSQLIDFEPGENNYSLTLQARDTNRPELTATAVVPVIHPQVLSTMIYSMDRVTSLLSVPVTSMKSTKSIPRSETSTKHLLKPLS, encoded by the exons TTCCTGTACAACAGCTTTGAGGTGTCGTAATACTGATTTCTCTTTCCTCAACTTCACCagtggtcaaaggtcacaggCTTTCCCGCTTTATGTCAGGTCACAGCTTATCGACTTCGAACCAGGGGAGAATAATTATTCGTTGACA TTACAAGCCCGTGATACCAACAGACCAGAGCTGACTGCCACAGCTGTTGTGCCG GTAATCCACCCGCAGGTGCTCAGTACGATGATTTATTCAATGGACA GAGTAACGTCTCTGCTGTCAGTACCAGTTACGAGTATGAAGAGTACAAAGTCG ATTCCCAGATCAGAAACCAGTACGAAACACTTGCTGAAACCTCTTTCATGA